From Elaeis guineensis isolate ETL-2024a chromosome 16, EG11, whole genome shotgun sequence, a single genomic window includes:
- the LOC140854276 gene encoding uncharacterized protein: protein MHEDERIVVECNQLDQPIKKAACLLTSFLGTVARRPQLYPLDYAKWNDMLPTYKVELLRVIESKFVLPPSTHDFVMKSLNRKWKEYRAQLKRDYMRQGMTEEEVARNYPPDVPPHQWMELVHYWFSERAQTYSAIGRAARAAQSVPHISGSKSYARLRQEFVDEHGREPVKWSFTG from the exons atgcatgAGGATGAGagaattgttgtggagtgcaatcagctagatcagccaattaagaaagctgcctgcttattgacttcatttttggggactgttgctcggaggcctcagctatatcCATTggactatgcaaaatggaatgacatgcttccaacgtacaaagttgagctcctccgagttatagag agcaagtttgttctccctccatccactcatgattttgtaatgaagtctctcaaccgcaaatggaaagaatatagagcacaattgaagagggactatatgagacagggtatgacagaggaggaggttgctagaaattatcctcctgatgtaccccctcatcagtggatggagttggttcattattggttctccgagagggcacag acttattctgctattggtagagctgcacgagcagctcagtctgttcctcatatatcggggtcgaagagttatgcacgactccgacaggagttt gtggatgagcatgggagggaaccggtaaagtggagttttaccggatga
- the LOC105037228 gene encoding uncharacterized protein, which yields MADKEADGKVDELKWLETLDKELQDTNKERSICSSLEQSVLNCEQELNGRASSMLPVSSSVKTQHDQDASREFKNQITGSQDGACLTKSVETGSEKQRHEERANKSSFSTCFLGLLLNSGGPDVSVKDFQSMHSSLNFSIKDSAQECNRRFPWPSIGVNACVSKQKQIVDDIITGSQMLEKRQAPPLDKFKRNANEWSEEELDFLWIGVRRYGVNNWNAMLRDPKLCFMKSRAAEDLAERWNLEQRKLLNGALFKPGTLSVPDLSLPPFTTDSWPAKPSLSNHYGGNGAWSACSEFPMLTAEPKLSLGDVYLKNENTFKRNPLHSLGLGPANPLTSVSPPADSILCSFPVGSSFPGSGLAHHKSFNVHTRYDYESSSSHHKSVERLTQDHQPTSVPASNLPHWLRDVLIPQPKPSNSTLPPVSALAQPASMLSTDTRVEPTAPPKDSRGRGILKRKNITSGNHASTVSVSERSVSMNEHRMGKRPGALPTLGVNSPKPTSVNTGSGLNGVSNLNKNSGPGGPSNLVVIDSDASSEETISDS from the exons ATGGCGGATAAAGAAGCTGATGGAAAAGTCGATGAACTTAAATGGCTTGAAACACTTGATAAAGAACTGCAGGATACGAATAAAGAAAGAAGTATATGCTCATCCTTGGAGCAAAGTGTTCTCAACTGCGAACAAGAATTAAATGGAAGGGCTTCTTCCATGTTGCCAGTCAGTTCATCTGTGAAGACTCAACATGATCAG GATGCATCTAGGGAGTTCAAGAATCAGATAACTGGATCACAAGATGGAGCATGTTTAACAAAATCAGTTGAGACTGGCTCTGAAAAGCAACGACATGAAGAGAGAgcaaataaatcttctttttctaCATGTTTTCTAGGTCTGCTATTGAATTCAGGGGGACCTGATGTCTCTGTTAAGGATTTCCAAAGCATGCATTCGTCATTGAATTTCAGTATTAAAGACAGCGCTCAGGAATGCAACAGGAGATTTCCATGGCCTAGCATTGGCGTGAATGCATGTGTATCAAAGCAAAAGCAGATAGTCGACGATATTATAACTGGCTCACAGATGTTAGAAAAGAGGCAAGCCCCTCCATTAGATAAGTTTAAGAGGAATGCAAATGAATGGTCAGAAGAAGAATTAGACTTTCTTTGGATTGGTGTGAGAAGATATGGAGTTAACAATTGGAATGCAATGCTAAGGGATCCAAAACTTTGCTTCATGAAATCAAGAGCTGCGGAGGATCTTGCTGAGCGATGGAATTTAGAGCAAAGAAAGCTTCTGAATGGTGCACTATTCAAGCCAGGAACACTGTCTGTACCAGACCTTTCACTGCCTCCTTTTACGACTGATTCTTGGCCAGCAAAACCATCATTAAGTAACCACTATGGTGGTAATGGTGCCTGGTCAGCTTGTTCAGAATTCCCAATGCTCACAGCTGAGCCTAAACTTTCTCTGGGAGATGTATACCTCAAGAATGAGAACACCTTCAAGAGAAATCCACTTCATTCATTAGGCCTGGGCCCAGCCAATCCTCTCACAAGTGTCAGTCCGCCTGCAGATTCCATCCTCTGCAGCTTCCCGGTGGGTTCTTCTTTCCCAGGGTCAGGACTCGCTCACCATAAATCTTTCAATGTTCACACAAGGTATGACTATGAATCATCTTCTTCGCACCACAAGTCAGTTGAAAGGCTGACTCAGGATCACCAACCAACGAGTGTGCCAGCAAGTAATCTCCCTCATTGGCTTAGAGATGTGTTGATCCCACAACCAAAGCCAAGCAATTCAACATTGCCTCCTGTTTCAGCCCTGGCACAACCTGCAAGCATGCTTAGTACTGACACAAGAGTAGAGCCAACTGCTCCACCTAAGGATTCCCGGGGACGGGGAATTCTGAAGAGAAAGAACATCACATCTGGTAATCATGCTAGCACCGTAAGCGTGTCTGAAAGATCGGTATCTATGAATgagcatcggatggggaaaaggcCTGGTGCTCTTCCAACTCTGGGTGTGAACTCCCCGAAACCTACATCGGTTAATACAGGTTCAGGTCTGAATGGTGTATCCAATTTGAATAAGAATTCAGGTCCTGGCGGACCAAGTAACTTGGTTGTTATTGATAGTGATGCATCTTCTGAGGAGACGATATCGGACAGCTAG
- the LOC140854234 gene encoding transcription factor SRM1-like, protein MDSSQDVGLSQAEWSPFEEMVLELALLANPEGTPNRWSRISANFSRKSPEQVLYHHYQILKDDLKKEEGGNSGDGCSMGMAPKQRPPKGQNTSFGSGRRGLERRKAKPWTEEEHRLFLQGLATYGKGDWKSISRHAVVTRTPVQVASHAQKFFIRQKQDMERKRKSIHDVTNP, encoded by the exons ATGGATTCTTCTCAGGACGTTGGTTTGTCGCAAGCGGAGTGGAGCCCGTTCGAAGAGATGGTTTTGGAGCTTGCTCTCCTGGCAAACCCAGAGGGAACGCCAAATCGATGGTCTCGGATCAGTGccaatttttcaagaaaaagtccGGAACAAGTACTGTACCATCATTATCAGATTCTGAAAGATGACTTGAAGAAGGAAGAAGGTGGCAATTCCGGTGATGGATGTAGTATGGGTATGGCACCGAAGCAACGCCCACCGAAAGGTCAGAACACCTCTTTTGGGTCAGGACGCCGCGGTCTGGAGAGGAGGAAGGCTAAGCCATGGACGGAGGAGGAACAtcg GTTATTTTTACAAGGACTTGCAACTTATGGGAAGGGGGATTGGAAGAGCATATCTCGACATGCAGTGGTGACGAGGACGCCAGTGCAAGTGGCCAGTCATGCACAGAAGTTCTTCATCCGCCAAAAACAAGACATGGAGCGCAAGAGAAAGAGCATCCACGATGTCACCAATCCTTAG